The Leucobacter rhizosphaerae genome includes a region encoding these proteins:
- a CDS encoding zinc-dependent alcohol dehydrogenase family protein, whose amino-acid sequence MRAVILHAPGDIRVEEVATSTIVEATDAVIRVTASCICGSDLWPYRGISPVNGPSPMGHEYVGVVEQIGADVRSIAVGDLVVGSFIASDNTCEICEAGYQSRCVHQVSMGGIGTQSEYARVPLADGTLVRVPGTPTPEQARSLLAASDVLGTGWFAAVAAEAGPGKTVAVVGDGAVGLLGILAAKHLGAERIIAMSRHEDRQALARRFGATDIVEERGDDGVAKVKELTDGLGAHSTIEAVGTQESMMQAIHSTRPGGHVGFVGVSHGVTIDGLGLFISSVHLHGGPAPVRRFLPELIDLIMTDQIDPGAVFDLTLPLDEAAEGYRAMDERRATKVLLTP is encoded by the coding sequence ATGCGAGCCGTCATCCTGCACGCCCCCGGCGACATCCGCGTGGAAGAGGTCGCCACGTCGACCATCGTCGAGGCGACCGACGCCGTCATCCGCGTCACCGCGAGCTGCATCTGCGGGTCCGATCTGTGGCCGTATCGGGGCATTTCACCGGTCAACGGGCCGTCCCCGATGGGCCACGAGTACGTCGGTGTCGTCGAGCAGATCGGGGCTGACGTGCGGAGCATCGCCGTCGGCGACCTGGTCGTGGGCTCGTTCATCGCCTCCGACAACACCTGCGAGATCTGTGAAGCCGGGTACCAGTCGCGCTGCGTGCACCAGGTCTCGATGGGTGGGATCGGCACCCAGTCCGAGTACGCCCGGGTCCCGCTCGCCGACGGCACGCTCGTGCGCGTGCCCGGCACCCCGACCCCCGAGCAGGCCCGGAGCCTGCTCGCCGCCTCCGACGTGCTCGGCACCGGCTGGTTCGCCGCGGTGGCCGCCGAGGCCGGACCGGGCAAGACCGTGGCCGTGGTCGGCGACGGGGCGGTCGGACTGCTGGGGATCCTCGCCGCGAAGCACCTCGGCGCCGAGCGGATCATCGCGATGTCGCGCCATGAGGACCGCCAGGCGCTCGCACGCCGGTTCGGCGCGACCGACATCGTCGAGGAGCGCGGGGACGACGGGGTCGCGAAGGTCAAGGAGCTCACGGACGGACTCGGCGCGCACTCGACCATCGAGGCGGTCGGCACCCAGGAGTCGATGATGCAGGCGATCCACTCCACCCGTCCCGGCGGGCACGTCGGCTTCGTGGGCGTCTCGCACGGGGTGACGATCGACGGCCTCGGGCTCTTCATCTCCTCCGTGCACCTGCACGGCGGGCCGGCGCCCGTGCGGCGCTTCCTGCCGGAGCTCATCGACCTCATCATGACCGATCAGATCGATCCCGGCGCCGTGTTCGACCTCACGCTGCCGCTCGACGAGGCCGCCGAGGGCTACCGCGCGATGGACGAGCGCCGCGCGACGAAGGTGCTGCTCACGCCGTAG
- a CDS encoding winged helix-turn-helix transcriptional regulator, with amino-acid sequence MSTEDWDVYDRNCPTRRLLDRIGDRWTVLIVGTLDRGPLRFGEIARRIDGISQKMLTQTLRGLERDGLVIRTLYPQVPPRVEYELSPAGRTLQEPLRALEAWAESHMSDVLESRELYDRSASGACGPVRSRA; translated from the coding sequence ATGAGCACCGAGGACTGGGATGTCTACGACCGCAATTGCCCGACCCGGCGGCTGCTCGACCGCATCGGCGACCGCTGGACCGTGCTCATCGTCGGCACGCTCGACCGCGGTCCGCTTCGCTTCGGGGAGATCGCGCGCCGGATCGACGGCATCTCCCAGAAGATGCTCACGCAGACGCTCCGCGGCCTCGAGCGCGACGGACTCGTGATCCGGACCCTCTACCCGCAGGTGCCGCCCCGGGTCGAGTACGAGCTCTCCCCCGCCGGTCGCACCCTTCAGGAACCGCTGCGGGCACTGGAGGCCTGGGCCGAGAGCCACATGTCGGATGTGCTCGAGTCACGTGAACTCTACGACCGGTCGGCCTCGGGGGCTTGCGGGCCGGTTCGATCCCGGGCCTGA
- a CDS encoding NAD(P)-dependent oxidoreductase: MARITVFGGTGYAGGHIVREAASRGHEVTAVSRSVPAEQVDGVTYVAADVQDPAALSGVVEGADVVIGALAPRGPLEGKFEAIVADLAEAARVAGARFGIVGGAGSLLVAPEGPAFVDTPEFSDDYKPEARTMVTILGELRASDESLDWFMVSPAGDFGPWVEGEHTGTFRLGGDVILTDEDGKSAISGADFAQAFVDEIEQPAHRRARFTVAY, from the coding sequence ATGGCACGCATCACCGTCTTCGGAGGCACCGGATACGCCGGAGGCCACATCGTCCGCGAAGCCGCATCGCGCGGGCACGAGGTGACCGCCGTCTCCCGGAGCGTCCCGGCCGAGCAGGTCGATGGCGTCACCTACGTCGCCGCCGACGTGCAGGATCCGGCCGCCCTCTCCGGGGTCGTCGAGGGCGCCGACGTGGTCATCGGCGCGCTCGCACCGCGCGGCCCCCTTGAGGGCAAGTTCGAGGCCATCGTCGCCGACCTCGCCGAGGCGGCGCGGGTCGCGGGTGCGCGGTTCGGGATCGTGGGCGGTGCGGGATCGCTGCTCGTCGCACCCGAGGGACCGGCCTTCGTCGACACCCCCGAGTTCTCGGACGACTACAAGCCGGAGGCGCGCACGATGGTGACGATTCTCGGGGAGCTTCGCGCCTCGGACGAGTCGCTCGACTGGTTCATGGTGAGCCCGGCCGGCGACTTCGGCCCGTGGGTCGAGGGCGAGCACACGGGCACGTTCCGCCTGGGCGGCGACGTGATCCTGACCGACGAGGACGGCAAGTCCGCGATCTCAGGCGCCGACTTCGCGCAGGCGTTCGTGGACGAGATCGAGCAGCCCGCGCACCGCCGGGCGCGGTTCACCGTCGCGTACTAG
- a CDS encoding dihydrofolate reductase family protein has product MGKVTWGFTSSIDGFIAGPNHDMSWMSVGEPLAEGLTEQMASRVAVIISGRAGYDAALAQRDERDAQTSEAYGGAWSGTEFILTHRPEELAGDPAVIALNCDVVEAIERARAIAGDRDVQIISADIARQALEHDLIDELQVFTAPVFLGDGTRIFDVPGGRRVDWELGETIAGAERSFGRVYRPKDRGVVRGSASDSAPGSGSDSDSAPGSPVA; this is encoded by the coding sequence ATGGGCAAGGTCACCTGGGGATTCACCTCGTCGATCGACGGGTTCATCGCCGGCCCGAACCACGACATGAGCTGGATGTCGGTCGGTGAGCCGCTCGCGGAGGGTCTCACCGAGCAGATGGCGAGTCGAGTCGCCGTCATCATCTCCGGTCGCGCCGGGTACGACGCGGCGCTCGCGCAGCGCGACGAGCGCGACGCGCAGACGAGCGAGGCCTACGGCGGTGCGTGGTCGGGCACGGAGTTCATCCTCACGCACCGCCCGGAGGAGCTCGCCGGTGATCCCGCCGTCATCGCCCTGAACTGCGACGTCGTCGAGGCGATCGAGCGCGCGCGGGCGATCGCCGGTGACCGGGACGTGCAGATCATCAGTGCGGACATCGCCCGCCAGGCGCTGGAGCACGACCTCATCGACGAGCTGCAGGTGTTCACGGCCCCGGTGTTCCTCGGCGACGGGACGAGGATCTTCGACGTCCCCGGGGGCCGCCGCGTCGACTGGGAGCTCGGGGAGACGATCGCGGGAGCGGAGCGGTCCTTCGGGCGGGTGTACCGCCCGAAGGACCGCGGGGTCGTGCGGGGCTCGGCCTCGGACTCGGCCCCGGGCTCGGGCTCGGACTCGGACTCGGCCCCGGGCTCGCCCGTCGCCTAG
- a CDS encoding dihydrodipicolinate synthase family protein has protein sequence MFTGLSAFPLTPLPHDALDERAFVGLIERLAASDVDSITALGSTGSYAYLSTAERARVATLAVDYAGGTPVFVGVGALRTSDVLANVRSAEAAGAHGILLAPVSYQPLTGDDVFELFRSVTESTELPVIVYDNPATTHFTFTADLTARIAELPGIASIKIPGVPVDPDEARARVQSIRDRIPPHVTIGVAGDGFAAAGLAAGCDIWYSVLGGALPDPALRITRAALAGRIDAALAESDRLAPLWGLYAEFGGSLRVVAALAEHLGLVPERSLPLPIQGLTVEQRARVASVADELELEAALGH, from the coding sequence ATGTTCACCGGCCTCAGCGCATTCCCCCTGACTCCGCTGCCGCACGACGCACTCGACGAACGCGCGTTCGTGGGGCTCATCGAGCGGCTGGCGGCCTCGGACGTCGACTCCATCACCGCCCTGGGGTCCACCGGGAGCTACGCGTACCTGAGCACGGCGGAGCGCGCCCGCGTCGCGACGCTCGCCGTGGACTACGCGGGCGGCACCCCGGTGTTCGTCGGCGTCGGCGCGCTGCGCACCTCCGACGTCCTGGCCAATGTGCGGAGCGCGGAGGCGGCCGGTGCGCACGGGATCCTGCTTGCGCCGGTCTCCTACCAGCCGCTCACGGGCGACGACGTCTTCGAGCTGTTCCGCTCGGTGACGGAGTCGACCGAACTGCCGGTGATCGTCTACGACAACCCCGCCACGACCCACTTCACCTTCACCGCGGACCTCACCGCCCGCATCGCCGAGCTGCCCGGCATCGCCTCCATCAAGATTCCCGGCGTTCCCGTGGATCCCGATGAGGCGCGGGCGCGGGTGCAGTCGATTCGGGATCGGATCCCACCCCACGTCACCATCGGGGTTGCCGGTGACGGCTTCGCGGCCGCCGGGCTCGCCGCGGGCTGCGACATCTGGTACTCGGTGCTCGGCGGTGCGCTGCCGGATCCGGCGCTCCGGATCACCCGCGCCGCGCTCGCCGGCCGGATCGATGCGGCGCTCGCCGAGTCGGACCGACTCGCCCCGCTCTGGGGGCTGTACGCGGAGTTCGGGGGCAGCCTGCGGGTGGTGGCGGCGCTCGCCGAGCACCTCGGTCTGGTGCCGGAGCGCTCGCTACCGCTGCCGATCCAGGGGCTCACGGTCGAGCAGCGGGCCCGTGTCGCGTCCGTCGCTGACGAACTGGAGCTGGAGGCCGCACTCGGGCACTGA
- a CDS encoding EamA family transporter: MIRQRFSAAPPWSLAVTAMLLIQLSSALSVGLIAELGAPGTAWLRLSLGALIFLLIARPPLHLIRRRDIPAIIGLGAATGLMMIAFLSAIDRIPLGTAVAIEFLGPLTVAAIRSGSRRMLIWPALAFVGVVLMTEPWHGAIDLLGVGFALLAGVGWGTYMLLTQRVGDRFSGVSALSLTLPIAAIIYAFVGVPQLVGHLDWRMLLVAAGLALLAPVLPFGLEMLALRRMTHTAFGTLMALEPAFGVLLGLVVLQQVPTAFQIAGIVCVVLAGAGAQLGGRREPLPDPIGGTGSEPDPGTDPDPGLPPDPARAPEPDPDPRRDRPQE; this comes from the coding sequence ATGATCCGCCAGCGCTTCTCAGCGGCCCCGCCCTGGTCCCTCGCCGTCACGGCGATGCTGCTCATCCAGCTCAGCAGCGCGCTGTCCGTCGGCCTGATCGCGGAGCTCGGCGCCCCCGGCACCGCGTGGCTCCGGCTCAGCCTCGGCGCGCTGATCTTCCTCCTCATCGCCCGTCCGCCGCTCCACCTCATCCGCCGCCGCGACATCCCGGCGATCATCGGGCTCGGTGCGGCCACGGGTCTCATGATGATCGCGTTCCTCTCTGCGATCGATCGGATCCCGCTCGGCACCGCCGTCGCCATCGAGTTCCTCGGGCCGCTCACCGTCGCGGCGATCCGGAGCGGCAGTCGCCGCATGCTGATCTGGCCTGCGCTCGCGTTCGTGGGCGTGGTGCTCATGACGGAACCCTGGCACGGCGCCATCGATCTGCTCGGGGTGGGGTTCGCACTGCTCGCCGGGGTCGGTTGGGGCACGTACATGCTGCTGACGCAGCGGGTCGGGGACCGGTTCTCCGGCGTGAGCGCGCTGTCGCTCACGCTGCCGATCGCCGCGATCATCTACGCGTTCGTCGGGGTGCCGCAGCTCGTCGGGCACCTCGACTGGCGGATGCTGCTGGTCGCCGCCGGACTCGCGCTGCTCGCGCCGGTGCTGCCGTTCGGCCTCGAGATGCTCGCGCTCCGGCGCATGACGCACACGGCGTTCGGCACCCTCATGGCGCTCGAACCCGCGTTCGGGGTGCTGCTCGGCCTCGTCGTGCTGCAGCAGGTTCCGACGGCGTTCCAGATCGCGGGGATCGTGTGCGTCGTGCTCGCCGGTGCCGGGGCGCAGCTCGGCGGTCGGCGGGAGCCGCTGCCCGACCCGATCGGCGGCACGGGGTCGGAGCCGGATCCCGGCACGGATCCTGACCCTGGCCTTCCCCCGGATCCTGCTCGCGCACCCGAACCGGATCCCGATCCCCGACGCGACCGACCTCAGGAGTAA
- a CDS encoding helix-turn-helix domain-containing protein: MDGEMEALARSIGERVRQERQDRRWTLDQLAEAAGVSRRMVVNVEQGSVNPSVGTLLRLSDALGVGLPALVEPPVSAQPRVTRQGDGAVLWSGAHGGRGVLVAGTESPDVLELWDWTLQPGESHTSDAHADGTRELLQVSAGTLVMTVDGESVTLGPGDALSFPGDVDHVHTNPGDVPTRFTLAVFEPGVGLGAQRSATHA, encoded by the coding sequence ATGGACGGAGAAATGGAAGCGCTCGCCCGCAGCATCGGCGAGCGCGTGCGGCAGGAGCGCCAGGATCGGCGCTGGACGCTCGATCAGCTCGCGGAGGCCGCAGGGGTGAGCCGGCGCATGGTCGTGAACGTCGAGCAAGGATCGGTGAACCCGAGCGTCGGCACCCTGCTGCGCCTGAGCGACGCCCTCGGGGTAGGCCTTCCGGCGCTCGTCGAGCCGCCCGTGTCAGCGCAGCCGCGCGTCACGCGGCAGGGCGACGGCGCGGTGCTGTGGTCCGGTGCGCACGGAGGGCGGGGAGTGCTCGTCGCGGGCACCGAATCCCCCGACGTGCTCGAGCTGTGGGACTGGACGCTGCAGCCCGGAGAATCCCACACGAGCGACGCCCACGCCGACGGCACCCGCGAGCTGCTCCAGGTGTCGGCCGGCACCCTGGTCATGACGGTCGACGGGGAATCCGTGACCCTCGGCCCCGGCGACGCCCTCAGCTTCCCGGGGGACGTCGACCACGTCCACACGAATCCGGGCGACGTTCCGACCCGGTTCACGCTCGCGGTGTTCGAGCCCGGGGTCGGCCTCGGCGCGCAGCGATCAGCGACCCACGCATGA
- a CDS encoding amidase produces MTASSSADSSVELTSLSATDSLAGFRAGDFSPSEVLDATLARIRSVNGDAQTGINAFSEILADDARRAARRADDAYTSARREDAPVAVLLGLPVATKEKHGLAGRTLEQGLAATRGEIAAANHPVVDRILDAGGIIHARTTSPEFSCATVTHSPAWGITRNPWNTAASPGGSSGGAGAALAAGMTSLATASDIAGSTRIPAGFTGTVGYKAPFGRIPGLPPLAADWYRGDGPMGRTVADTALLAAVMSGRHPIDHGSWGAHGVRPDAIATSGPDAVRGLRIGLDLTLGDYPVAPSIRANTERLARALEGAGAEIVPVSLPWTTELITRTIFAHFGHILGPAMAALTAGTEDRLAAYTRRFIADAAAAAQTTTPPESLALDARIQHDLAAAMSGLDALLTPTQAVEMLAASADYLDGIDVFDADGAPRHLGHYWEAHMTSPFNVANRCPVLSVPSGMSSVGVPTGIQVVGHPFDEAMVFRVGSAIESLVEMPEFPALLT; encoded by the coding sequence GTGACCGCGTCGTCGTCCGCGGACTCCAGCGTCGAACTGACCTCGCTGAGCGCAACGGACTCCCTCGCGGGGTTCCGAGCCGGGGACTTCTCGCCGAGCGAGGTACTGGACGCCACGCTGGCGCGGATCCGGAGCGTGAACGGCGATGCGCAGACTGGCATCAACGCCTTCTCCGAGATCCTTGCCGACGACGCGCGGCGCGCTGCGCGGCGGGCGGATGACGCCTACACATCCGCCCGCCGCGAGGACGCCCCGGTTGCCGTGCTCCTCGGCCTCCCGGTCGCCACGAAGGAGAAGCACGGGCTCGCCGGGCGCACCCTCGAACAGGGGCTCGCCGCGACGCGTGGCGAGATCGCGGCGGCGAACCATCCGGTCGTGGATCGGATCCTCGACGCGGGTGGCATCATCCACGCGCGCACCACCTCGCCCGAGTTCTCCTGCGCGACGGTCACGCACTCGCCCGCGTGGGGAATCACCCGCAACCCCTGGAACACGGCTGCCTCCCCCGGCGGGTCGTCCGGCGGAGCGGGCGCGGCGCTCGCAGCGGGGATGACCTCCCTCGCCACCGCGTCCGACATCGCCGGCAGCACACGCATTCCGGCCGGGTTCACCGGCACCGTCGGGTACAAGGCACCGTTCGGCCGCATCCCGGGGCTGCCCCCGCTGGCGGCTGACTGGTACCGCGGCGATGGCCCGATGGGTCGCACGGTCGCCGACACCGCTCTCCTCGCGGCCGTCATGAGCGGACGGCACCCGATCGACCACGGCTCCTGGGGCGCGCACGGCGTGCGGCCCGACGCGATCGCGACCTCCGGCCCGGACGCCGTCAGAGGTCTGCGCATCGGACTCGACCTCACCCTCGGCGACTATCCCGTGGCACCGAGCATCCGAGCCAATACCGAGCGGCTCGCCCGTGCACTCGAGGGTGCCGGGGCGGAGATCGTGCCGGTATCGCTGCCGTGGACCACGGAATTGATCACCCGAACGATCTTCGCGCACTTCGGCCACATCCTGGGCCCCGCCATGGCGGCGCTCACGGCTGGAACCGAGGATCGGCTGGCGGCCTACACCCGGCGATTCATCGCGGATGCCGCGGCGGCGGCGCAGACGACGACGCCGCCCGAGTCCCTGGCACTCGACGCCCGGATCCAGCACGATCTCGCTGCAGCGATGTCGGGTCTCGACGCACTGCTGACGCCGACGCAGGCCGTCGAGATGCTCGCGGCGAGCGCCGACTACCTCGACGGTATCGACGTCTTCGACGCGGACGGAGCTCCCCGGCACCTCGGTCACTACTGGGAAGCGCACATGACGAGCCCGTTCAACGTCGCGAATCGATGCCCCGTGCTCTCCGTGCCCAGTGGGATGTCGAGTGTCGGTGTGCCCACCGGGATCCAGGTCGTCGGCCACCCCTTCGACGAGGCGATGGTCTTCCGCGTCGGGTCGGCCATCGAGTCGCTCGTCGAGATGCCGGAGTTCCCCGCACTGCTGACCTAG
- a CDS encoding M20 family metallo-hydrolase, whose amino-acid sequence MSSSAFLADFHAVAEIGATEHQGVDRQAATEEDRQTREWFRAFAVERGWEVRVDGIGNQMALIEFAPGAPHILLGSHLDSQPLGGRFDGAYGVIAGLHAAERIVRRVAAGDPPPPVNLAVVNWFNEEGGRFAPSIMGSSVFAGLMDETQMLAVRDLSGVSVEEALAAIGYLGTDARPDIAGYAEIHIEQGRILEREATAIGAVDFSWYTQKLDIEVLGEQSHTGATAMADRHDALVGAAKIIVKVHEVTDGFEPEALVSSVGQLTLEPNSPIVVARRVHLVADLRAAEKDIVLAARARLLEEIAEIADAAGLTINVRDFDVRDNQYYPENGIGLAESVSADLGFGVRRIRTMAGHDSVAMNRIAPTVMLFIPSVDGVSHCEREFSRDDDMAAGVDVLTEVAWRMLHGALHDAPEPAHSAITAPVPR is encoded by the coding sequence ATGAGCTCGTCCGCATTCCTCGCTGATTTCCACGCCGTCGCAGAGATCGGAGCCACCGAGCATCAGGGCGTCGATCGCCAGGCGGCCACCGAGGAGGATCGGCAGACCCGCGAGTGGTTCCGCGCCTTCGCCGTGGAGCGCGGCTGGGAGGTGCGGGTCGACGGCATCGGCAATCAGATGGCGCTCATCGAATTCGCACCGGGCGCACCGCACATCCTGCTCGGGTCACACCTCGACTCGCAGCCACTCGGCGGGCGCTTCGACGGTGCGTACGGCGTCATCGCCGGGCTCCACGCGGCGGAGCGTATTGTGCGGCGGGTCGCGGCGGGCGACCCCCCGCCGCCGGTGAACCTCGCCGTGGTGAACTGGTTCAACGAGGAGGGTGGACGCTTCGCGCCCTCGATCATGGGCAGCTCGGTCTTCGCGGGGTTGATGGACGAGACGCAGATGCTGGCGGTGCGCGACCTCTCCGGAGTCAGCGTCGAGGAGGCCCTCGCCGCGATCGGATACCTCGGCACGGATGCGCGCCCCGACATCGCCGGATACGCGGAGATCCACATCGAGCAGGGCCGGATCCTCGAGCGGGAGGCGACGGCGATCGGAGCGGTCGACTTCAGCTGGTACACGCAGAAGCTGGACATCGAAGTGCTGGGCGAGCAGTCGCACACCGGCGCAACCGCGATGGCCGATCGTCACGACGCGCTCGTGGGTGCGGCCAAGATCATCGTCAAGGTGCACGAGGTCACCGACGGGTTCGAGCCCGAAGCACTCGTCTCCTCGGTCGGGCAGCTCACGCTCGAGCCGAACTCGCCGATCGTGGTCGCCCGCCGGGTCCACCTCGTCGCCGATCTCCGTGCGGCCGAGAAGGACATCGTGCTCGCCGCTCGAGCGCGGCTGCTCGAGGAGATCGCCGAGATCGCGGACGCCGCCGGGCTCACGATCAACGTGCGCGACTTCGATGTGCGCGACAACCAGTACTACCCCGAGAACGGCATCGGCCTCGCGGAGTCCGTATCGGCGGATCTCGGGTTCGGCGTGCGCCGGATCCGCACGATGGCCGGGCACGACTCCGTCGCGATGAACCGGATCGCCCCCACCGTCATGCTCTTCATCCCGTCGGTCGACGGCGTGAGCCACTGCGAGCGCGAGTTCAGCCGAGACGACGACATGGCAGCCGGGGTCGACGTGCTCACCGAAGTGGCCTGGCGCATGCTGCACGGGGCCCTGCACGATGCGCCGGAGCCCGCGCACTCGGCGATCACGGCTCCGGTGCCGAGGTGA
- a CDS encoding MFS transporter, producing the protein MTHQSDPSRGSLAGSATAVDTDPVNIPTGPLPVVERRALDSKKRRVLLAGSVGQFIEFYDFSLYGLSAITLSRLFFPGESPVAALLATFATFGVAFLIRPLGGLFFGALGDRYGRRPVLYITLLTIGIATAAIGLLPTFAQIGVIAPMLLVLCRLLQGFSAGGESVGAPAFVFEHAPKHRRGFWLNITLAATALPSVVGGTLILVLSTSMSAEAFEAWGWRIPFLLALPLALFGLWIRSRTEESDAFKEVQAKRGNAEHTPIRDAFRENWLKMLQVILVMGLTAMGFYFLTGYFVSYVQTAGALSREQSLLINAAAMLLYTLVLPIGGMIGDKVGRKPMLIAGALAIAILAVPSFMLVTSGSLLLALLGQSLFVLCICLYGGGCYTFFVEIFTTRTRFTSAAISYNVGYAIFGGTAPFIGTWLVDATGMNASPGIYVASAAAIVFLVLVFTNVPETHPLKGRAPKGANA; encoded by the coding sequence ATGACGCACCAATCCGATCCATCCCGCGGATCGCTGGCGGGGTCCGCCACCGCCGTCGACACGGATCCCGTCAACATCCCGACCGGTCCGCTCCCCGTCGTCGAGCGCCGCGCGCTGGACAGCAAAAAGCGGCGAGTGCTCCTCGCGGGCAGCGTCGGTCAGTTCATCGAGTTCTACGATTTCAGCCTCTACGGACTGTCGGCGATTACCCTCTCCCGTCTCTTCTTCCCCGGCGAGAGCCCGGTCGCCGCGCTCCTCGCCACCTTCGCCACGTTCGGCGTCGCCTTCCTGATCCGCCCGCTGGGGGGCCTGTTCTTCGGGGCGCTGGGCGATCGCTACGGGCGTCGACCCGTGCTCTACATCACACTGCTCACCATCGGCATCGCGACGGCGGCGATCGGATTGCTCCCGACCTTCGCCCAGATCGGCGTCATCGCTCCGATGCTGCTCGTACTCTGCCGCCTCCTGCAGGGGTTTTCGGCCGGCGGTGAGTCCGTCGGCGCTCCCGCGTTCGTCTTCGAGCACGCTCCGAAGCACCGCCGCGGCTTCTGGCTGAACATCACCCTCGCCGCGACCGCCCTGCCCTCGGTGGTCGGCGGAACGCTGATCCTGGTGCTCTCGACGAGCATGAGCGCGGAGGCCTTCGAAGCCTGGGGCTGGCGCATTCCGTTCCTGCTCGCGCTTCCGCTCGCGCTGTTCGGTCTGTGGATCCGGTCGCGCACCGAGGAGTCGGACGCCTTCAAGGAGGTGCAGGCGAAGCGCGGCAACGCGGAGCACACCCCGATCCGCGACGCGTTCCGCGAGAACTGGCTCAAGATGCTGCAGGTGATCCTGGTCATGGGCCTCACCGCAATGGGGTTCTACTTCCTCACCGGCTACTTCGTCTCGTACGTGCAGACCGCAGGCGCCCTCAGCCGCGAGCAATCGCTCCTCATCAACGCCGCGGCCATGCTGCTCTACACGCTCGTGCTCCCGATCGGCGGCATGATCGGAGACAAGGTCGGTCGCAAGCCGATGCTCATCGCCGGGGCGCTCGCCATCGCGATTCTCGCGGTGCCGTCCTTCATGCTGGTGACGTCGGGGTCGCTCCTCCTCGCGCTGCTCGGCCAGTCCCTCTTCGTGCTCTGCATCTGCCTCTATGGTGGCGGGTGCTACACGTTCTTCGTCGAGATCTTCACGACCCGCACCCGGTTCACCTCGGCTGCGATCAGCTACAACGTGGGATACGCGATCTTCGGCGGGACCGCGCCGTTCATCGGCACCTGGCTCGTCGACGCGACCGGCATGAACGCGAGCCCGGGCATCTACGTCGCGAGCGCCGCCGCCATCGTCTTCCTCGTCCTCGTATTCACCAATGTCCCCGAGACCCACCCGCTCAAGGGACGCGCACCGAAAGGAGCGAACGCATGA
- a CDS encoding LysR family transcriptional regulator codes for MTPAFTLVQLRYFATVARLEHMTAAAAELNVTQSTLSSAIAQLELEFGVPLFDRLPRRGLRLTPAGHTLLARSAAFLEEAELISRSVREDTTVLSGDLVVGIYAPLAPFRAPVLLQQFTSEHPEVNLVFLEGDQGTLQQALLDGHCEVALMYDLGVGERFHRQIIEQIPPHVIVPAHHPLALAGRSEASLEEFAEEPLILLNLPHTREYYLGLFKQLGIAPRVRHVSLGYETVRSFVALGHGYSVLNQWVDHGMTYAGAHVVPIRLTDKLPPTEASLVRLAGIRPTRKSRAFEAVCLSLAERRTSAVDPGYSTVPTVAIEASHRTNR; via the coding sequence ATGACACCGGCGTTCACCCTGGTCCAGCTCCGCTACTTCGCCACCGTCGCCCGGTTGGAACACATGACGGCCGCCGCGGCCGAGCTGAACGTCACGCAGTCGACCCTCTCGAGCGCGATCGCACAGCTCGAACTGGAGTTCGGAGTGCCGCTGTTCGATCGATTGCCGCGTCGCGGTCTACGGCTCACCCCGGCGGGTCACACGCTCCTCGCGCGCAGTGCCGCGTTCCTCGAGGAGGCCGAGCTGATCTCCCGTTCCGTGCGCGAGGACACGACCGTGCTCAGCGGAGATCTCGTTGTCGGGATCTACGCACCGCTCGCCCCGTTCCGCGCCCCGGTGCTGCTGCAGCAGTTCACGAGCGAGCACCCCGAGGTCAACCTGGTGTTCTTGGAGGGCGACCAGGGCACGCTGCAGCAGGCCCTGCTCGACGGCCACTGCGAGGTCGCGCTCATGTACGACCTGGGGGTGGGCGAGCGCTTCCACCGACAGATCATCGAGCAGATCCCGCCCCACGTCATCGTGCCCGCGCACCACCCGCTCGCGCTCGCCGGCCGGAGCGAAGCGAGCCTTGAGGAGTTCGCCGAGGAGCCGCTGATCCTGCTCAATCTGCCGCACACCCGCGAGTACTACCTCGGACTGTTCAAGCAGTTGGGCATCGCTCCCCGGGTCCGCCACGTGTCGCTGGGATACGAAACCGTGCGCTCCTTCGTGGCGCTCGGCCACGGGTATTCGGTGCTGAACCAGTGGGTCGACCACGGGATGACCTACGCCGGAGCGCACGTCGTGCCGATCCGTCTGACCGACAAGCTGCCGCCGACCGAGGCGTCGCTCGTCCGCCTCGCCGGGATCCGCCCCACACGGAAATCGCGGGCGTTCGAGGCGGTGTGCCTCTCGCTCGCGGAGCGCCGAACCTCGGCCGTGGATCCCGGTTATTCAACGGTTCCGACTGTCGCCATCGAAGCTTCGCATCGAACGAATCGATGA